The Streptomyces sp. NBC_01439 genome contains the following window.
CGTCCCGCCGGGGGAGCGGGCGGACCCAGCGGATCGGGCTCCACCTGACCGTCCGCCGCGATGTCCTGGACGGGCCCGCCGCCCAGCGCGACCGCCGCGAAGTCCCCGCCCGCCGGGGACGGGCCGTGCCCGCTGTAGCCCCCGTACGCGGCGTACCCCGCCAGGCCCGCCAGATCGGCCACGCCGTCGGTGTCGTCACCGTCCTCGATGGCCGTCAGCCGGGCCGCCGTGTCCATGAACGAGGGGTCCACCCGGTGCACCGCCCGGTACAGCGGCAGCGCCGCCGCACTGCGCCCGGTTCCCTCCCGCGCCCGGGCCAGCCAGTACCGCAACTCCTTGCGCTGGGGCTGCTCGCTGCGGCACCGCATCAGCGCCGCCGCCAGCATCGGCTCCGCCTGCCCGTACATCTCCAGCCGGACCCGCGCCATCCCGCCGAACAGCCCGGCCTCGATGCCCAGCAGCGGATCGTTGACCAGCGGCTCGGTGTGCCGGACCAGCTGCTCCCAGTCCTTGACCAGATAGGCCCGGCACGCGTGCAGGAACCGCACCTGCGCGTCGGTGTCCACCGGCGGCAGCGCGGCCAGGGCCTGGTCCAGTTCGGGCACGTGGCGGCCGTCCAGCCAGTGCGAGGCATGGGCGAGGAGCAGATCGCGCCGGCTCTCCAGCACCGGCTGCACCCACCAGCCCAGCCAGTACCAGGAGTTGAGCGTCCGACGGTGCCGGGCGCGCTGCTCGCCGAACCGGTCCCGGTGGGCGTACATGCGGAGTAACGCGTTGCCGGTGTCGACCCGGAGCGCGTGCAGGCCCAGCCATGCGTCCGCCATGGAGGGGTCGAGCCGTACCGCCGCCCGGAACTCTTCCTCGGCCTGCGGATAGGCGCCCACGGTGCAGGCGTCGACCCCGCGCAGCCAGGCCAGTTCGGCCGGGGCGTGCATGCTGCCCGGCGTGCCGAAATCCATCACGTCCCCCACAAGCCTGCCCCCGTGGTGCGCGGCAACCTCCGTGACGAGCACATGAGTTGCCCACTGCGCCGATGAAATCAGGGCTGCATCGTACCTGCGGTGACGCACCTTACGTAGGGCGCGACGGGCCCGGTTCCGGCGTGCGCCCCTGGGGTGAATGGTGACTCAGGGTGAAGGATCGGGGCGGATCGGCCGGGTGTGACGCCGTCGTGGAGGGCGTTCGTCGGCAGAACGAAGCCCCCGATCACGGGGGAACAATCGGGGGCTTCGTGTCCGCGGCAGCCTGTATGGCCGCGCATTGAGAACGTAAGGCCGTCGCGGTACCCAGGTCAAGCGGGTCGGCGAGGGCCCGGCGGGGCGGACTTCCGAGGCCGTTCAGGCCCGGGGGAGTTCGTTACTCCCGGTGACGGAAGTGGAGGCTCCTGCGGTCGCACGGGCCCCGGAAGACCACTCGTATCCCGTACCGCTCTGGCGTACCAGGGTGTCGGCGAAGGGGCGCGAAGGGTCGTGGGAGAAGTGCGCGCGCTCCGCGCGCTCCCATCCGTCCCAGAAGTCGGAAAGTTCGCGCCCGTCCCGGTTTCGGCCCCGCTGCCAGGACTGCTCGCGCGGCGTTTCCATCCACAGCAGCCGCGCCAGCCGCGGCCGCAGCGCTGCCCGCCCCGCGCCGACCCCCTCGACCAGGAGCACCGGCGCCGGCTCCAGCACCCGCTCCGGACCGAACCGGCGCTCCACCCAGTCGTACGGGGCCCAGTGAGCGGGCCGCCCGGCGGCGAGCGGCTCCAGCACCTGCGTGCGCAACCGCTCCTGCCAGTCGAACAGCTCCTCGTGGGTGGCCACGTCGTCCAGGTGCAGCACGGGCGCTCCCAGCGCCTCGGCGAGCCGCCCCGCGAAGGTGCTCTTCCCGGACCCGGCGTGCCCGTCGATCCCGATCAGGCGCACCGGGCCGAGGGAGGGCGGCAGGGCGGCGAGCTCCCGGGCGAGTGACTCAAGTGACTGGTGTGGCTCCACCCGACCAGCGTAGACAGGCCCGACACGGCCCGTGGCTTCGGGCCGCCGCGGCCGGGAACTGCAAGGGTGATGCCGGACGCCACTGGAGAGCTGCCGAACCGCCGACCCGCCCTGGGGGAACACGCGATGACCGAATCCACGCCGCGCAGGACCGTACTCGTCGCCGCGCTCGCGGTCGCCACCGCGGCCACCGCCGCCACCGTCTCCGGCGGCAGCGCCTCGGCGGCCCCTCCCGCTCCTCCCACCCCTGACGTTCCTCCCGCCCCGCGGGCCCCGGGCCCCACCGTCGACAACCGCTTCTGGTACTCCTACGGCCACTGGCTCGCGGGCACCCACCAGGGCACCACAGCCGTCGGCGGCGCCCGCCCCGGCCTGGAGATCGCAACGGCTGTCGGCCGCACCGAGTACGCCGACCCGCACACCGGCCGCAAGAGCACCTGGGAGTACGCCACCTGGACCTCCCCCGTGCACCGCTCCACCGTGCCCGCCACCGAGGCCATCGCCTCCTGGAACGCCCGCACCCCGGCCGGGACCTGGATCCAGATCGAACTGCGCGGCACCTACACCGACGGCACCGCCACCCCCTGGTACGTGATGGGCCGCTGGGCCTCCGGCGACGCAGACATCCGCCGCACCTCGGTGGACGGCCAGAGCGACGGCAGGTCCACCGTCTGGACCGACACCCTCGCCCTCGACCCCCCGGCCGCCACCGCCGGCCTGCGGATCGCGGCCTGGCAGCTGCGCCTCACCCTGTACCGCAGGCCCGGCGCCGAGCGCGGTCCCACCGTGCGGCTCGCGGGAGCCATGGTCTCCGACGTCCCGGACCGCTTCACCGTCCCGGCCTCTGTCCCCTCCCGCACGGCCCACGAGCTGGAGGTCCCGCGCTACTCGCAGGAGGTCCACGCCGGCCGGTACCCCGAGTACGACAACGGCGGCGAGGCCTGGTGCAGCCCCACCTCCTCGCAGATGATCATCGAGTACTGGGGCGGCAGGACCGCCCCCTCCGACCTGACCTGGGTCGACCCGAAGTACTCCGACCCGCAGATCTGCCACGCGGCCCGCTCCACCTACGACGCCGCCTACAAGGGCTGCGGCAACTGGCCCTTCAACGCCGCCTACGCCGCCACCTACCGCGGGCTGGCCGGAGTCGTCACCCGCCTCACCTCCCTGACCGACCTGGAAACCCTCGTCCGGTCCGGCATCCCGGCCATCACCTCCCAATCCTTCCGCCCCGACGAACTCACGGGCGCGGGCTACGGCACCGCCGGCCACCTGATGACCGTCATCGGTTTCACCGCCGCCGGCGACGTGATCGCGAACGACCCCAACTCGCGGGACAACCCCGCCGTGCGCCGCGTCTACAAGCGTGCCGAGTGGGAGAACATCTGGCTCCGTACGAAGCGCACGGGGGTATCCGGCAAGGTCACCTCGGGCTCGGGCGGCATCTGCTACCTCTATGCGCCGGCCCGCCTGAGCCGGGCGCAGTTCCGGGCGCTGCGGGCGGTGGGGGTGTTGTGAGGAAGGCGCGAATTTGCCCGTTGACCAAGGGCCATGGATAGGCGGAACATGATGGGGTAAATGGCACATAAAGGCTTCTCGGTAGGAGGCGGCCGGCCATGACCACCCATCCCAGCATCGAGCACCACCCCGATCTCGCCGAGATGCGCACTCGGTTCGAGCGGGTGACCACCACTCCCCGGGCGCAGGCCGTCGAAGCGCTGGCCCTGATCACCGGCCTGTACCTGGCCGCCTCGCCGTGGATCGTGGGGTTCAGCGGCCTCACCCCGCTGGCCATCAACAACCTGATCGCCGGCCTGGCCTTCTGCCTGTGCATGAGCGGTCTGGGCTCCGCCTACGAGCGCACCCACGCGATGGCGTGGACGGCGGTCGCCCTCGGCGCGTGGACGATCATCGCCCCGTGGGCCATCGCCGGTGAGATGGACACGACGCGAACGGTGGTCAGCAACGTGATCGCCGGAGGTGTCGCCCTGTGCCTTGGCCTCGCGATGGCGGGCATGGCGAGCCGCGACCGCGAGTCCCGCGCCTGACGGGGGCGCCGGAGGGAGCGCCCGATGAATGCACGCGCCGGGTCCCGATCGACGAGGTCGGGGCCCGGCCGTCTGCCGCCGGGACCCGACCCCGATCGGCCCCGTCCATCTCCCAGCCCGTCTCCCCCCGCCCATCTCTTCGCCCGCGACCCTGTCGGTGTATGTCAGTGTTTGCGTGATGCATGCCACCCGTGACGTCCCTACCGCGAAAGCCGCGAACACTGGCACATTGGACGCCATGACTGCCGACAGCGCCGCCCCCA
Protein-coding sequences here:
- a CDS encoding AAA family ATPase, coding for MDFGTPGSMHAPAELAWLRGVDACTVGAYPQAEEEFRAAVRLDPSMADAWLGLHALRVDTGNALLRMYAHRDRFGEQRARHRRTLNSWYWLGWWVQPVLESRRDLLLAHASHWLDGRHVPELDQALAALPPVDTDAQVRFLHACRAYLVKDWEQLVRHTEPLVNDPLLGIEAGLFGGMARVRLEMYGQAEPMLAAALMRCRSEQPQRKELRYWLARAREGTGRSAAALPLYRAVHRVDPSFMDTAARLTAIEDGDDTDGVADLAGLAGYAAYGGYSGHGPSPAGGDFAAVALGGGPVQDIAADGQVEPDPLGPPAPPAGRVEGARRKAPVPPRGTPEGLPAGPADPAALAEALAELERMVGLEPVKRQVKALSAQLHMARLRAGQGLPVQPPKRHFVFSGPSGTGKTTVARILGRVFYALGLLGGDHLVEAQRADLVGEFLGQTAVKANELIDSAIGGVLFVDEAYSLSNSGYSKGDAYGDEALQVLLKRAEDNRDHLVVILAGYPAGMDRLLAANPGLSSRFTTRVDFPSYRPLELTAIGGVLADANGDHWDEEALEELRSISAHVVEQGWIDELGNGRFLRTLYEKSCAYRDLRLAGFAGEPSRDDLATLRLPDLMQAYGEVLSGRGPQERPEPPAF
- a CDS encoding uridine kinase family protein; translation: MEPHQSLESLARELAALPPSLGPVRLIGIDGHAGSGKSTFAGRLAEALGAPVLHLDDVATHEELFDWQERLRTQVLEPLAAGRPAHWAPYDWVERRFGPERVLEPAPVLLVEGVGAGRAALRPRLARLLWMETPREQSWQRGRNRDGRELSDFWDGWERAERAHFSHDPSRPFADTLVRQSGTGYEWSSGARATAGASTSVTGSNELPRA
- a CDS encoding peptidase C39 family protein, whose protein sequence is MTESTPRRTVLVAALAVATAATAATVSGGSASAAPPAPPTPDVPPAPRAPGPTVDNRFWYSYGHWLAGTHQGTTAVGGARPGLEIATAVGRTEYADPHTGRKSTWEYATWTSPVHRSTVPATEAIASWNARTPAGTWIQIELRGTYTDGTATPWYVMGRWASGDADIRRTSVDGQSDGRSTVWTDTLALDPPAATAGLRIAAWQLRLTLYRRPGAERGPTVRLAGAMVSDVPDRFTVPASVPSRTAHELEVPRYSQEVHAGRYPEYDNGGEAWCSPTSSQMIIEYWGGRTAPSDLTWVDPKYSDPQICHAARSTYDAAYKGCGNWPFNAAYAATYRGLAGVVTRLTSLTDLETLVRSGIPAITSQSFRPDELTGAGYGTAGHLMTVIGFTAAGDVIANDPNSRDNPAVRRVYKRAEWENIWLRTKRTGVSGKVTSGSGGICYLYAPARLSRAQFRALRAVGVL
- a CDS encoding SPW repeat protein → MTTHPSIEHHPDLAEMRTRFERVTTTPRAQAVEALALITGLYLAASPWIVGFSGLTPLAINNLIAGLAFCLCMSGLGSAYERTHAMAWTAVALGAWTIIAPWAIAGEMDTTRTVVSNVIAGGVALCLGLAMAGMASRDRESRA